One Paraburkholderia kururiensis DNA window includes the following coding sequences:
- a CDS encoding DUF1488 domain-containing protein, with protein MQISFSPEPPQYSGRDLVLTFPAVVDDTYVQCAITAEALEDHFGAASPREEDLIRAFDANRPAIERAARTLLGELGAKPVLLHSGYFRFYESQG; from the coding sequence ATGCAGATTTCCTTTTCTCCCGAGCCCCCCCAGTACTCCGGACGTGATCTCGTTCTCACGTTCCCTGCCGTCGTGGACGACACCTATGTGCAGTGCGCGATCACGGCCGAGGCGCTCGAAGATCACTTCGGTGCGGCGTCGCCGCGCGAGGAAGACCTGATCCGGGCGTTCGACGCGAACCGGCCGGCCATCGAACGCGCGGCGCGGACGCTCCTCGGCGAACTGGGCGCGAAGCCCGTGCTGCTGCATAGCGGCTATTTCCGCTTCTACGAGTCGCAGGGGTGA
- a CDS encoding AAA family ATPase, with the protein MTTPRRPPVPRSTRSLRRRTSTRLARHEARAVDAALRRAATYRHPAGRIRRVETHISVIYLAGRFAYKRMKPVNFGFVDFRSLADRLRCCKAELKLNRPLAGPLYRAVMPVVRAGHRCVLGDGPGRIVDYVVQMRRFDEAHLFSKLVARHALRAADVDRAVDRLAAYHLHAPRRSPRAGYGGAERLRAQIEAVLPPRIDLPDRPTGSSEPHEPRRPALHAWIDSQFERLAPLLDARRAAGFVRACHGDLHLDNVVRHGGDALMFDCIEFNDALRWNDVANDLAFFLMDLEAHGRADLARRALDRWLQATGDFAALAAMPLYLAYRALVRAMVARLKAQTVRASSDGQRQRMGASAAPDYAALAMRMTAPRRPFLLLCHGYSGSGKSVASRALARLSGAIRVASDTERKRARPLSPVVERVLPPSAYTPAAIDAEYAHLLQIAGQILAAGYPALVDATFLKHAHRAPFVALAQKLGVSVVLLDFAASRACLQARVTGRSATGRDASDAGVAVLATQLAQAEPFTADEAALVVRFDTEVQQACFETAEWWAPLFARLRAMTGAEPCAVSAGGVPSGSGAQGGGSSE; encoded by the coding sequence ATGACGACGCCCCGCCGCCCGCCTGTGCCTCGTTCCACGCGCTCACTTCGTCGACGCACAAGCACGCGCCTCGCGCGGCACGAAGCGCGTGCCGTAGACGCCGCCCTGCGTCGCGCCGCCACGTATCGGCACCCGGCGGGGCGCATCCGGCGCGTCGAGACGCACATCTCCGTGATCTATCTGGCGGGCCGTTTCGCCTACAAGCGCATGAAGCCCGTGAACTTCGGCTTCGTGGATTTCCGCTCGCTCGCCGACCGGCTGCGTTGCTGCAAGGCCGAGTTGAAGCTGAACCGGCCGCTCGCCGGACCGCTCTATCGCGCAGTGATGCCGGTGGTGCGCGCGGGACATCGGTGTGTGCTGGGGGACGGCCCCGGACGCATCGTCGACTACGTGGTGCAGATGCGCCGCTTCGACGAGGCGCACCTGTTTTCGAAGCTCGTCGCACGACACGCGCTGCGCGCTGCCGACGTGGACCGCGCCGTGGACCGGCTCGCCGCTTATCACCTGCATGCCCCGCGCCGGTCGCCGCGCGCCGGCTACGGCGGCGCAGAGCGGCTGCGCGCGCAGATCGAGGCAGTGCTGCCGCCGCGGATCGACTTGCCAGATAGACCAACCGGGTCAAGCGAACCGCACGAGCCGCGCCGCCCCGCGCTGCACGCGTGGATCGACAGCCAGTTCGAGCGCCTCGCGCCGCTGCTGGATGCGCGCCGCGCGGCGGGCTTCGTGCGCGCGTGTCACGGCGACCTGCACCTCGACAACGTGGTGCGCCACGGCGGCGACGCGCTGATGTTCGACTGCATCGAGTTCAACGACGCGCTGCGCTGGAACGACGTCGCGAACGATCTGGCCTTCTTCCTGATGGACCTCGAAGCACATGGCCGCGCCGACCTTGCACGACGCGCGCTGGACCGCTGGCTTCAGGCCACGGGCGACTTCGCCGCACTGGCCGCGATGCCGCTCTACCTTGCCTACCGCGCGCTCGTGCGGGCGATGGTGGCACGGCTCAAGGCGCAGACGGTGCGTGCTTCGAGCGACGGCCAACGGCAACGGATGGGCGCGTCGGCCGCACCGGACTACGCCGCGCTGGCCATGCGCATGACCGCGCCGCGCCGGCCGTTTCTGCTGCTTTGCCACGGCTATTCGGGCTCGGGCAAGTCCGTGGCGAGCCGCGCGCTCGCCCGACTGAGCGGCGCAATTCGCGTGGCCAGCGACACGGAGCGCAAGCGCGCGCGTCCGCTCTCGCCCGTCGTCGAACGAGTGTTGCCGCCCAGCGCCTACACGCCCGCGGCCATCGACGCCGAATACGCGCACCTGCTCCAGATCGCCGGACAGATTCTCGCGGCAGGCTACCCCGCGCTGGTCGATGCCACGTTCCTCAAGCACGCGCATCGCGCGCCGTTTGTCGCGCTCGCGCAGAAGTTGGGTGTGTCGGTGGTCCTGCTCGACTTCGCGGCAAGCCGCGCGTGTCTGCAAGCGCGCGTGACCGGGCGTTCGGCAACGGGACGCGATGCGTCCGATGCGGGTGTGGCCGTTCTCGCGACCCAGCTTGCGCAAGCGGAGCCGTTCACGGCCGATGAAGCGGCACTCGTCGTGCGTTTCGACACGGAAGTCCAGCAGGCGTGCTTCGAGACCGCCGAATGGTGGGCGCCGCTTTTTGCGCGCTTACGGGCGATGACTGGCGCCGAGCCGTGCGCGGTAAGCGCGGGCGGTGTGCCGTCGGGTTCCGGCGCGCAGGGCGGCGGCTCAAGCGAATGA
- a CDS encoding serine hydrolase: MAAALVKRLALVSFAALWMLTSVSQAETQGENLTEAQTGNAAPPATTATPEAASPTLTASAASPADFDATARAQLAQIVAGQIAAHRLPGAVVVAGDATHVALHETYGDRMVAPEREPMTEDTVFDLASLTKVIATTTAVMQLVERGRLELDQPVAHYWPAFAAGGKDAITVRQLLTHTSGLPPDPPLPAPSAPEEARAALLRGIAASTPTAPPGERVIYSDINFIVLGELVARVSGMPLDAWCRAHVFAPLGMRDTMFLPDAAHTARAAPTTLDRAGLRRGRVHDPIAARAGGVLGHAGLFSTAADLARFAQMLLNGGQLEGARILTPQSVAAMATPDTLGAAGSWRGLGWETGAPLVANRDRLPAVGTLTHTGYTGTALWIDLATGRFVVILTNRVHPDDSGDARPLRDQITSLMASRHAPLSAAALARRVPWAAPALAFAAVLPASYGPVATGIDVLEAQQFAPLAGFNVGLVTNHTGFDAQGHRTVDVLAHAPGMRLVALFAPEHGLSTDVDEPVADTRDAATGLVVHSLYGRGQRFAPESLDGVSALVFDLQDAGVRFFTYETTLGYALEAAAARGIPLFVLDRPDPQGADRFGGPVLDAGRESFTGYFPLPLLPGLTVGELAALFNAERHIGADVRVIPMTGYARSMRPADTGLGWVPPSPNLRTPAQLDLYPDVALLEGANVSVGRGTAHPFEWIGAPWMDGAKLAATLNAAQADVRFEPVDFVPTESRWHGTLCHGVRVVKANPTREPVRVGLTLIATLHALWPETFDLTATRDAVGSTLVSDALRDGAVDTAATIAAADSARFRRVRARYLRY; the protein is encoded by the coding sequence ATGGCGGCGGCGCTCGTGAAGCGCCTGGCGCTCGTGTCATTCGCCGCGCTGTGGATGCTGACAAGCGTGAGCCAGGCCGAGACCCAGGGTGAGAACCTGACCGAGGCTCAAACGGGCAACGCCGCCCCGCCCGCGACCACCGCGACACCTGAAGCCGCGTCGCCCACGCTCACCGCATCGGCTGCTTCCCCGGCCGACTTCGACGCCACCGCCCGCGCCCAGCTTGCGCAGATCGTCGCGGGCCAGATCGCCGCGCATCGCCTGCCCGGCGCAGTGGTCGTGGCCGGCGACGCCACGCACGTCGCGCTGCATGAAACCTACGGTGACCGCATGGTCGCGCCTGAGCGCGAGCCCATGACCGAAGACACCGTGTTCGATCTCGCCTCGCTCACCAAAGTAATCGCCACGACGACCGCGGTCATGCAGTTGGTCGAGCGCGGGCGGCTCGAACTCGATCAGCCCGTTGCGCATTACTGGCCCGCGTTCGCCGCGGGCGGCAAAGACGCCATCACCGTGCGGCAATTGCTCACGCACACCTCGGGGCTGCCGCCCGACCCGCCGCTGCCCGCGCCCTCTGCACCGGAGGAAGCCCGCGCCGCGCTGCTGCGCGGCATCGCGGCGAGCACGCCAACTGCGCCGCCCGGCGAACGCGTGATCTACAGCGACATCAACTTCATCGTGCTCGGCGAACTGGTGGCGCGCGTGTCGGGCATGCCGCTCGACGCGTGGTGCCGCGCGCACGTCTTCGCGCCGCTCGGCATGCGCGACACGATGTTCCTGCCCGACGCGGCGCACACCGCTCGCGCCGCGCCCACTACGCTGGACCGTGCGGGCCTGCGGCGCGGACGCGTCCACGATCCCATCGCCGCGCGCGCCGGCGGCGTGCTGGGCCACGCCGGACTGTTCTCCACCGCCGCGGACCTCGCCCGCTTCGCGCAAATGCTGCTGAACGGCGGCCAGCTCGAAGGCGCACGCATCCTCACGCCGCAAAGCGTAGCCGCGATGGCCACACCGGACACGCTGGGCGCGGCCGGGTCGTGGCGCGGCCTCGGCTGGGAAACGGGCGCGCCGCTCGTCGCCAACCGCGACCGGCTGCCCGCCGTGGGCACGCTCACGCACACCGGCTACACGGGCACCGCGCTCTGGATCGACCTGGCCACGGGCCGTTTCGTTGTGATCCTGACCAACCGCGTGCACCCCGACGACAGCGGCGACGCCCGGCCGCTGCGCGACCAGATCACGTCGCTGATGGCGAGCCGCCATGCGCCGCTCTCCGCCGCCGCGCTCGCGCGCCGCGTGCCGTGGGCGGCGCCGGCACTGGCGTTCGCGGCCGTGCTGCCGGCGTCGTACGGCCCCGTGGCGACCGGCATCGACGTGCTCGAAGCCCAGCAGTTCGCGCCGCTTGCCGGTTTCAACGTGGGGCTCGTCACGAACCACACGGGCTTCGACGCGCAGGGCCACCGCACCGTCGACGTGCTGGCGCACGCGCCCGGCATGCGGCTCGTGGCACTCTTCGCGCCCGAGCACGGCCTCTCCACGGACGTGGACGAACCCGTCGCCGACACGCGCGACGCCGCCACGGGGCTCGTCGTTCACAGCCTGTACGGACGCGGCCAGCGCTTCGCGCCGGAATCGCTCGACGGCGTGAGCGCGCTCGTCTTCGACTTGCAGGACGCGGGCGTGCGCTTCTTCACCTACGAGACCACGCTCGGCTACGCGCTGGAAGCCGCGGCCGCGCGCGGCATTCCGCTGTTCGTGCTGGACCGTCCGGACCCGCAGGGCGCGGACCGCTTCGGCGGCCCCGTGCTGGATGCCGGGCGCGAGTCGTTCACGGGCTACTTTCCGCTGCCGCTGCTGCCCGGCCTGACCGTGGGCGAACTGGCCGCGCTCTTCAACGCGGAACGGCACATCGGCGCCGACGTGCGCGTGATTCCGATGACGGGCTACGCGCGCTCCATGCGACCCGCGGACACAGGCCTCGGCTGGGTGCCGCCGTCGCCGAATCTGCGCACGCCCGCGCAGCTCGACCTGTACCCCGACGTGGCGTTGCTGGAAGGCGCGAACGTGAGCGTGGGGCGCGGCACGGCGCATCCGTTCGAATGGATCGGCGCGCCGTGGATGGATGGGGCGAAGCTCGCAGCCACCTTGAATGCGGCGCAGGCGGACGTCCGCTTCGAGCCCGTCGACTTCGTGCCCACCGAATCGCGCTGGCACGGCACGTTGTGCCACGGCGTGCGCGTGGTGAAGGCGAACCCAACGCGCGAGCCCGTGCGCGTGGGCCTCACGCTGATCGCCACGCTCCATGCGCTCTGGCCCGAGACTTTCGATCTGACCGCGACGCGCGACGCAGTGGGTTCGACGCTCGTCTCCGATGCATTACGCGACGGCGCCGTGGATACTGCCGCCACCATCGCGGCTGCCGACAGCGCGCGTTTTCGCCGCGTGCGGGCACGCTATCTGCGCTACTGA
- a CDS encoding putative glycoside hydrolase, whose translation MRAQRAGVLGWMRVVAARSFIAVAGALPSLALAATAAISGVVIDASTHAPVPGATVTVGGVSQHTDANGAFSSTLAAPLVEARAPGYLRGQAASAGGAPVTIALTPFRPRAVYLSVYGVNNETLREGAVRLKESNGINALVIDMKGDRGLTPYPSAARDAIGATAQLTEHAPIRRDFAALVAQLHEQGFYLIARIVVFKDDPLASAHPELAVRDESGHVWRDREHLQWVDPSSHAVWAHNLDVAEEAARLGFDEVQFDYVRFPDASGLRFAEPNTQANRTAAIVGFLQAARARLAPYNVFVAADIFGYVCWNTDDTAIGQQLELLGGPLDYISPMLYPSGFTWGLPGCTKPTADPGQIVRRSLAEAKARTGLPGVRFRPWLQAFRDYAFDHREFGADEVRAQTDAADGADTDGWMLWNPRNHYDPAQLPH comes from the coding sequence ATGAGGGCCCAGCGCGCAGGTGTGCTGGGCTGGATGCGCGTGGTGGCCGCGCGGAGCTTCATCGCCGTGGCCGGCGCCTTGCCGTCCCTCGCGCTCGCCGCGACGGCGGCGATCAGCGGCGTCGTGATCGACGCCTCCACGCACGCGCCCGTGCCCGGCGCGACCGTGACCGTGGGCGGCGTCTCGCAACACACCGACGCGAACGGCGCGTTTTCGAGCACGCTCGCCGCGCCCCTCGTCGAGGCGCGCGCGCCCGGCTATCTGCGCGGCCAGGCCGCCTCGGCCGGCGGCGCACCGGTGACCATCGCGCTCACGCCGTTCCGGCCGCGCGCGGTCTACCTCTCGGTGTACGGCGTGAACAACGAAACGCTGCGCGAAGGCGCGGTGCGCCTCAAGGAGAGCAACGGCATCAACGCGCTCGTGATCGACATGAAAGGCGATCGCGGCCTCACGCCCTACCCGAGCGCCGCGCGCGACGCGATCGGCGCCACCGCGCAGCTCACCGAGCACGCGCCCATCCGACGCGACTTCGCCGCGCTCGTCGCGCAGCTGCACGAGCAGGGCTTCTATCTGATCGCTCGCATCGTGGTGTTCAAGGACGATCCGCTCGCGAGCGCCCACCCCGAACTCGCGGTGCGCGACGAAAGCGGCCACGTGTGGCGCGACCGCGAACATCTGCAGTGGGTGGATCCGTCCTCGCACGCGGTGTGGGCGCACAACCTCGACGTGGCGGAGGAAGCCGCGCGGCTCGGCTTCGACGAAGTGCAGTTCGACTACGTGCGCTTTCCCGACGCAAGCGGCCTGCGCTTTGCCGAGCCCAACACGCAGGCGAACCGCACGGCGGCCATCGTCGGCTTTCTGCAGGCCGCGCGGGCGCGCCTTGCGCCCTACAACGTGTTCGTGGCCGCGGACATCTTCGGCTACGTCTGCTGGAATACCGACGACACCGCGATCGGCCAGCAGCTCGAACTGCTGGGCGGCCCGCTCGACTACATCTCGCCCATGCTCTACCCGTCCGGCTTCACCTGGGGCCTGCCGGGCTGCACGAAGCCGACCGCGGACCCGGGGCAGATCGTGCGACGGTCGCTGGCCGAAGCGAAGGCGCGCACGGGCCTGCCGGGCGTACGCTTCCGACCGTGGCTCCAGGCGTTTCGCGACTACGCGTTCGACCACCGCGAATTCGGCGCCGACGAAGTGCGCGCCCAGACCGACGCCGCCGACGGCGCGGACACCGACGGCTGGATGCTATGGAACCCGCGCAATCACTACGATCCGGCGCAGTTGCCGCATTGA
- a CDS encoding polysaccharide deacetylase family protein has product MAWAGGAGGAPSGSAPDPQGTREVAILVYHRFAETAEDSMTVRTQTFEAQLRFLREHGYQFVPLRDVVAWLRAQREEADGADANAPASAAASASANVAADVAASAPAGARTSARTSAPVTLPLKAVALTVDDGHHSVYDVMLPIVQREHLPVTLFVYPSAVSNAPYALTWNQLRTLHDTGLFDVQSHTWWHPNFNVERRRQAPEEFRRFVLTQFRHSRERIEAEVGTDVDMLAWPFGVYDEELMTLAREAGYQAAFTLEAHKVTPRARMLAMPRFLMVDACTPAVLARLLGETVTPAVPSGESAR; this is encoded by the coding sequence ATGGCCTGGGCCGGAGGCGCAGGCGGCGCGCCGTCGGGTAGCGCGCCGGACCCGCAGGGCACACGGGAAGTCGCGATTCTCGTTTATCACCGCTTCGCCGAAACGGCTGAAGATTCCATGACGGTGCGCACGCAAACCTTTGAGGCGCAACTGCGCTTCCTGCGCGAGCACGGCTATCAGTTCGTGCCTTTGCGCGACGTGGTAGCGTGGCTGCGCGCCCAGCGCGAGGAGGCCGACGGTGCGGACGCGAATGCCCCTGCGAGCGCTGCGGCGAGCGCATCTGCGAATGTAGCCGCGGATGTAGCCGCGAGTGCGCCCGCCGGCGCACGCACGAGCGCACGAACAAGCGCACCCGTCACGCTGCCGCTCAAGGCCGTGGCGCTCACGGTGGACGACGGCCACCATTCCGTCTACGACGTGATGCTGCCCATCGTGCAGCGCGAGCATCTGCCCGTCACGCTGTTCGTTTATCCGAGCGCCGTGTCCAACGCGCCGTATGCGCTCACGTGGAACCAGCTGCGCACGCTGCACGACACGGGTCTCTTCGACGTGCAGTCGCACACGTGGTGGCATCCGAACTTCAACGTCGAGCGTCGTCGCCAGGCACCGGAGGAGTTCCGTCGCTTCGTGCTCACGCAGTTCAGGCATTCGCGCGAGCGCATAGAGGCCGAGGTGGGCACGGACGTGGACATGCTCGCCTGGCCGTTCGGCGTCTATGACGAGGAACTCATGACGCTTGCCCGCGAGGCGGGCTATCAGGCGGCCTTCACGCTGGAGGCGCACAAGGTGACGCCCCGCGCGCGCATGCTTGCCATGCCGCGCTTCCTGATGGTGGATGCCTGCACGCCCGCCGTGCTCGCGCGGCTGCTGGGCGAAACGGTGACGCCCGCGGTGCCGTCCGGGGAGTCCGCACGATGA
- a CDS encoding BON domain-containing protein: MKSDATLKQDVEQELYWDPALDARNIEVAVHDRIVTLRGSVSSCAQKIAAQKAAQRVGGCRALVLELDVPEPPPGARSDEALAQAIVSALKWQEGLDEDSIQVEVERGCVTLTGEVDWGYQRHAAEMLVSRMRGVVGVMNQIAVRANEAAADVGAQIAAALARRAQREFAGIAIDARDGIVTLTGTVTSLAEKRAACGAAWSARGVRSVVDHLSVA; this comes from the coding sequence ATGAAGTCCGACGCAACACTCAAGCAGGACGTCGAACAGGAGCTGTATTGGGACCCCGCGCTCGACGCGCGCAACATCGAAGTTGCGGTTCATGACCGCATCGTCACGCTGCGCGGTTCGGTGTCGAGCTGCGCGCAAAAGATCGCGGCACAGAAGGCCGCGCAGCGCGTGGGCGGCTGCCGCGCGCTCGTGCTCGAACTCGACGTGCCGGAGCCGCCGCCGGGCGCGCGTTCCGACGAGGCGCTGGCGCAGGCCATCGTCTCGGCATTGAAGTGGCAGGAAGGGCTGGACGAAGACTCCATCCAGGTCGAAGTGGAGCGCGGCTGCGTCACGCTCACGGGCGAAGTCGACTGGGGCTACCAGCGCCATGCGGCCGAAATGCTCGTTTCGCGTATGCGCGGCGTGGTGGGCGTGATGAACCAGATCGCCGTGCGCGCGAACGAAGCCGCCGCGGACGTGGGCGCGCAGATCGCCGCGGCGCTCGCGCGGCGCGCGCAACGCGAATTCGCAGGCATTGCCATCGACGCGCGCGACGGCATCGTCACGCTTACCGGCACCGTGACTTCGCTCGCCGAAAAGCGCGCGGCGTGCGGGGCGGCGTGGTCGGCAAGAGGTGTGCGCTCCGTGGTCGACCATCTCAGCGTGGCGTGA
- a CDS encoding BCAM0308 family protein: MTRSTEPGGTKMRRDHQPGARTDDSYRQPKRVAGGTSCSQCGATCENGRWTWHAAADDARQIVCPACRRILEGVPAGELVLSGDYLQAHVDDVLGLLHNQAAGEEKEHPLERIMAIDSGDGQVVVRTTGPHLVRRLGEAMLRAHQGQLTMSYGENEALLRGTWSRGSTGK, translated from the coding sequence ATGACCCGTTCCACTGAACCCGGCGGCACGAAAATGCGCCGCGACCATCAACCCGGCGCCCGCACCGACGACAGTTACCGTCAACCGAAGCGCGTGGCGGGCGGCACGAGTTGCAGCCAGTGCGGCGCGACCTGCGAAAACGGCCGCTGGACCTGGCACGCCGCCGCGGACGACGCGCGCCAGATCGTCTGCCCCGCGTGCCGCCGCATTCTGGAGGGCGTGCCCGCGGGCGAACTCGTGCTCTCCGGCGACTACCTGCAGGCTCACGTCGACGACGTGCTGGGCCTCTTGCACAATCAGGCCGCGGGCGAGGAAAAGGAGCATCCGCTCGAACGCATCATGGCCATCGATTCCGGCGACGGCCAGGTGGTGGTGCGCACCACGGGCCCGCATCTGGTGCGACGGCTGGGCGAAGCGATGCTCCGGGCTCACCAGGGCCAGCTCACCATGAGCTACGGCGAGAACGAAGCGCTGTTGCGCGGCACGTGGTCGCGCGGCTCGACGGGTAAATAG
- the ftsH gene encoding ATP-dependent zinc metalloprotease FtsH, with translation MTFVAIVIVQLLMLKTTSTTIAYSDFHRLVASAQVQDLEIGPTTIAGTLRMPDAAAALPASDAAAVKEGGAPWRFSTTRVPDDHLIDNLTAAGIRYRGVAESTWLGSLLSWVLPLVGFFLFWSLLMRRPGGLQDFTGIGKSKPRVYVQKETGITFDDIAGIDEAKAELQQIVAFLCNPERYRRLGGKIPKGVLIVGAPGTGKTLLAKAVAGEAAVPFFSISGSAFVEMFVGVGAARVRDLFEQAQQKAPCIVFIDELDALGKVRGAGVTSGNDEREQTLNQLLVEMDGFQPNSGVIIMAATNRPEILDPALLRPGRFDRHIAIDRPDVTGRRQILAVHVKHVKLAADVDLGELAARTPGFVGADLANVVNEAALHAAELEKPAVEMADFDEAIDRAMAGMERKSRVMNEHEKIIIAHHEAGHALVAQSREHCDPVKKVSIIPRGVAALGYTQQVPTEDRYVLRRSELLDRLDALLGGRVAEEIAFGDVSTGAENDLERATAMARHMVARYGMSERIGLATFGDADGNAPSPFASGVSGERCSESTAQLIDEEVRRLLAESHERVMRTLMARRDALERIAQRLLEQEVLDHDTLLRLIANEEGAHEAAREVAHEAIHEAANKAVSKTVDEAASGSAGEEPESHSAANAPVSEPAMTAAPNEPHHAGP, from the coding sequence ATGACGTTCGTCGCGATCGTCATCGTGCAACTGCTCATGCTGAAGACCACGAGCACGACGATTGCCTACAGCGACTTTCACCGGCTCGTGGCGTCCGCCCAGGTGCAAGACCTTGAAATCGGTCCGACGACGATCGCGGGCACCTTGCGCATGCCGGACGCGGCGGCCGCATTGCCCGCATCCGACGCCGCCGCGGTCAAGGAAGGCGGCGCGCCGTGGCGCTTTTCCACCACGCGCGTGCCCGACGACCATCTGATCGACAACCTCACGGCCGCGGGCATCCGCTATCGCGGCGTGGCCGAGAGTACCTGGCTCGGCTCGCTACTCTCGTGGGTGCTGCCGCTCGTGGGCTTCTTCCTGTTCTGGAGTCTGCTCATGCGCCGGCCGGGCGGCCTGCAGGACTTCACGGGCATCGGCAAGAGCAAGCCGCGCGTCTACGTGCAGAAGGAAACCGGCATCACGTTCGACGACATCGCCGGCATCGACGAAGCCAAGGCCGAGCTTCAGCAGATCGTCGCGTTCCTCTGCAACCCCGAACGCTACCGGCGCCTCGGCGGCAAGATTCCGAAGGGCGTGCTGATCGTGGGCGCGCCCGGCACCGGCAAGACGCTGCTGGCCAAGGCCGTAGCGGGCGAGGCAGCGGTGCCGTTTTTCTCGATCAGCGGCTCGGCGTTCGTGGAGATGTTCGTGGGCGTGGGCGCCGCACGCGTGCGCGACCTCTTCGAGCAGGCGCAGCAGAAGGCGCCGTGCATCGTGTTCATCGACGAACTCGATGCGCTCGGCAAGGTGCGCGGCGCAGGCGTGACCTCGGGTAACGACGAGCGCGAGCAGACGCTCAACCAGTTGCTCGTGGAGATGGACGGCTTCCAGCCGAACTCGGGCGTCATCATCATGGCCGCCACCAACCGGCCCGAGATACTCGACCCGGCGTTGCTGCGTCCGGGGCGATTCGACCGTCACATCGCCATCGACCGCCCCGACGTGACGGGGCGCCGCCAGATTCTCGCGGTCCACGTGAAGCACGTGAAACTGGCCGCGGACGTCGATCTGGGCGAACTCGCCGCGCGCACGCCGGGCTTCGTGGGCGCGGACCTCGCCAACGTCGTGAACGAAGCGGCGCTGCACGCCGCGGAGCTGGAAAAGCCGGCGGTGGAAATGGCGGACTTCGACGAAGCCATCGACCGCGCCATGGCCGGCATGGAACGCAAGAGCCGCGTGATGAACGAGCACGAGAAGATCATCATCGCGCACCACGAAGCGGGCCACGCGCTCGTCGCGCAAAGCCGCGAGCATTGCGACCCCGTGAAGAAGGTGTCCATCATTCCGCGCGGCGTGGCGGCGCTCGGCTACACGCAGCAGGTGCCCACGGAAGACCGCTACGTGCTGCGCCGAAGCGAACTGCTGGACCGGCTCGATGCGCTGCTGGGCGGCCGCGTGGCTGAAGAGATCGCGTTCGGCGACGTCTCCACGGGTGCCGAAAACGATCTGGAGCGCGCCACCGCGATGGCGCGCCACATGGTGGCGCGCTACGGCATGAGCGAGCGCATTGGCCTCGCGACCTTCGGCGACGCCGACGGCAATGCGCCGTCCCCGTTTGCGTCTGGCGTGTCGGGCGAGCGTTGCAGCGAAAGCACGGCGCAATTGATCGACGAGGAAGTGCGGCGCCTGCTCGCCGAGTCGCACGAACGCGTGATGCGCACGTTGATGGCGCGGCGCGATGCGCTGGAGAGAATCGCGCAGCGGCTGCTCGAACAGGAAGTGCTCGACCACGACACGTTGCTGCGGCTGATTGCGAACGAAGAAGGGGCTCATGAAGCGGCTCGTGAAGTAGCGCATGAAGCAATTCACGAAGCGGCGAACAAGGCGGTGAGCAAAACAGTGGACGAAGCGGCGAGCGGGAGTGCCGGTGAGGAACCGGAAAGCCACTCCGCCGCGAACGCGCCCGTTTCCGAGCCCGCCATGACCGCCGCCCCGAACGAGCCGCACCATGCCGGTCCATAA